A single region of the Acetivibrio cellulolyticus CD2 genome encodes:
- a CDS encoding EamA family transporter, with translation MQKFAGGKSPMVFVLSIIGMICWGVAPIFVKLGLKNIDPLLGLAIRTMFTAILITGWMFFSGNISNVKSISSYTLILLAIEAILATLIGDLSYFAAIKRGSVSLVTIIMSSSPLVTMLCSVLFLGEQITTWRLIGAGFIIAGITLIL, from the coding sequence ATGCAAAAATTTGCAGGGGGAAAGAGTCCAATGGTTTTCGTATTGTCAATTATAGGAATGATTTGTTGGGGTGTAGCACCAATATTCGTAAAATTAGGCTTAAAGAATATTGACCCTTTGCTAGGGTTAGCCATAAGGACTATGTTCACTGCCATACTTATTACAGGATGGATGTTTTTTAGCGGAAATATATCAAACGTAAAAAGCATTTCCTCTTATACATTAATTTTGTTGGCAATAGAAGCAATCTTGGCAACACTAATTGGAGATCTTTCATATTTTGCAGCTATTAAAAGGGGTTCCGTTTCATTAGTAACCATAATTATGTCAAGCTCACCTTTAGTAACTATGCTATGTTCAGTTTTATTTTTAGGAGAACAAATTACCACATGGCGGTTAATTGGTGCCGGTTTTATAATTGCAGGTATTACACTTATATTATAA
- a CDS encoding L,D-transpeptidase gives MIKRPILRRIAYVLFGAGIVTIILAAFPGSFSAAKAFLNTNQYIAKVGGYFHTTTNKYNVDIDALKQEDPLKSDTKTAEAVQETPINQQRPLSDIINEKGIDIQTYGLEIYVDKSDHVLSLISNGKLLKSYHVELGDSDLGDKEISGDHKTPEGTFYISEKSILDPADEYLGSRWMRLSYPNIEDAERGLEDGIISSSIYEEIVTAFKNFQTTPQNTSLGGGVGIHGGSTAELGSDWTWGCVGLSNSSVEDFYDYVKVGTKVVIQK, from the coding sequence ATGATAAAGAGGCCAATTTTAAGAAGAATCGCTTATGTATTATTTGGAGCAGGTATTGTTACAATTATACTTGCGGCATTCCCGGGTTCTTTTTCAGCTGCAAAGGCTTTTTTGAACACAAATCAGTATATAGCAAAGGTTGGAGGTTACTTTCATACTACAACCAATAAATATAACGTGGATATAGATGCTTTAAAACAGGAGGATCCATTAAAGTCAGATACCAAGACAGCTGAAGCGGTTCAAGAAACTCCGATAAACCAGCAAAGGCCACTTAGTGATATAATAAATGAGAAGGGTATTGATATTCAAACTTATGGGTTAGAGATTTATGTTGATAAATCCGATCATGTTCTAAGCTTGATAAGTAATGGAAAACTTCTAAAGTCATACCATGTCGAGTTAGGAGATAGCGATTTAGGGGATAAGGAAATTTCAGGTGATCATAAGACACCTGAAGGAACATTTTATATATCGGAAAAGTCAATTTTAGATCCAGCAGACGAATATCTGGGTTCAAGATGGATGAGACTAAGTTATCCAAATATCGAAGATGCAGAACGTGGACTTGAAGATGGGATAATTAGCAGTAGTATATATGAAGAGATAGTAACTGCATTCAAAAACTTTCAAACTACTCCGCAGAACACTTCTTTAGGCGGCGGTGTCGGAATACACGGTGGAAGTACTGCTGAATTAGGAAGTGATTGGACTTGGGGTTGTGTAGGTTTGAGCAATAGCTCAGTAGAAGACTTTTATGATTACGTTAAAGTTGGAACAAAGGTTGTAATTCAAAAATGA
- a CDS encoding MFS transporter, producing MSLNNKNARIITNKPFMLLLFSQGISNFGDAFQAVAATMLLVKITGSGLAASYALICTPLASLFLSPIAGVLGDIFSGKRILIIIDILRGIIVMLFTINCNVGVIYILIFLLNSLDILYNPARNKVITSVVDSKDLIVASSLQSGVFGAAFIFGTLIAGIGVGVWGLNMAFTVNSLSFFTSAMIIIFVKCKKSYVSCYGKLSIYGIWVDIKESFCYSLKFQRIAELLEIGFVMSLAITSINITFYSFAFDTLGITSKGWSIMLSILYGTNLVAMFVSMIFARKTKKTKVANTYLFIFAVSVIWLLYSVLNDLHSIIMLQLIEGTALSLLWILLGSFLLIETKKGFVGRVTACNDFLCNVGKLISIPFTYMFLKIFRVQFLFVINSFILIAFLAYRLVILLVRKRHSNRLFSN from the coding sequence ATGTCACTTAATAATAAAAATGCAAGAATAATAACAAACAAACCGTTTATGCTTTTATTGTTTAGTCAGGGTATATCAAACTTTGGAGATGCTTTCCAGGCGGTTGCTGCTACTATGTTGCTTGTAAAAATAACAGGTTCAGGATTGGCTGCAAGTTATGCATTAATATGTACGCCCCTTGCAAGTTTATTTTTATCGCCCATCGCAGGTGTTTTAGGTGATATATTTTCAGGTAAACGTATATTAATTATAATTGACATTCTAAGAGGAATAATTGTAATGTTGTTTACAATTAATTGCAATGTAGGTGTAATTTATATTCTTATATTTTTACTTAACTCGTTGGACATTCTTTATAATCCGGCCCGAAATAAAGTAATTACAAGTGTTGTAGATAGTAAAGACTTAATAGTAGCCAGTTCACTGCAAAGTGGAGTATTTGGAGCAGCTTTTATATTTGGTACACTCATTGCGGGGATTGGGGTTGGAGTGTGGGGATTGAACATGGCGTTTACTGTAAACAGCTTATCCTTTTTTACTTCAGCTATGATAATTATATTTGTAAAGTGTAAGAAAAGTTATGTATCATGTTATGGGAAGCTATCGATTTATGGTATTTGGGTAGATATTAAGGAAAGCTTTTGTTACAGTTTAAAGTTCCAGCGTATTGCCGAACTGCTTGAGATCGGGTTTGTTATGAGCTTGGCAATAACTTCAATCAATATTACTTTTTATTCCTTTGCTTTTGATACGCTTGGTATAACAAGCAAAGGTTGGAGCATTATGCTGTCAATATTATACGGAACAAATCTTGTTGCTATGTTTGTATCAATGATATTTGCAAGGAAAACAAAAAAGACTAAAGTTGCAAACACCTACCTGTTTATATTTGCAGTTTCAGTTATATGGCTTTTATATAGCGTTTTAAATGACTTACATTCAATAATAATGTTGCAATTAATAGAAGGTACGGCGCTATCTCTATTGTGGATTCTTTTGGGTTCATTTCTGCTTATTGAGACCAAAAAAGGTTTTGTTGGAAGAGTTACAGCGTGTAATGACTTCTTGTGTAATGTTGGCAAACTTATAAGCATACCTTTTACATATATGTTTTTGAAAATTTTTAGAGTACAGTTTTTATTTGTTATCAATTCCTTTATTTTAATAGCTTTTTTAGCCTATAGATTAGTAATTTTGTTAGTTAGAAAAAGGCATTCAAATAGACTATTCTCTAACTAG
- a CDS encoding VanW family protein, with protein MRSKHILFFLIIMLAFSIISCSNGYSTNGIESDRNLSNAKAEQINYSNNNINSDAILRAETTGPEKSDLNNENGPKSLTVESIKSGETSSFPWENDDKFKAVQTTNDCNELLAGYKTVLRDPLPGEEDNVHLAARYLAGTIVKTGEVFSQNQKVGPYTLDRGFQKGPTYAGTQLITTVGGGVCKIASTLYNVAILSNLQVVERYNHNMPVPYVPYGQDATVSYGAKDFKFKNNTTFPILIWAQGVDNTLYIGFYGKTKPPKVQWHHETLKVYQAEKIYKTNTSLPAGTEKVILEGMDGGVVRSWVTIENPDGTTAIKELGKSYYNPMSYIIEKNK; from the coding sequence ATGAGAAGTAAACATATTTTGTTTTTTTTAATAATCATGTTAGCATTTTCAATTATTTCATGCAGTAACGGGTATTCTACAAATGGGATAGAGTCTGATAGGAATTTATCAAATGCCAAAGCAGAGCAGATAAACTATTCAAACAATAATATTAATAGCGATGCTATATTAAGAGCTGAGACTACTGGTCCAGAAAAGTCAGACCTGAATAATGAAAATGGCCCTAAAAGTTTAACTGTTGAATCAATAAAGTCAGGAGAAACTTCATCGTTTCCATGGGAAAATGATGACAAGTTTAAAGCAGTTCAAACGACGAATGATTGTAATGAACTCCTGGCAGGGTACAAAACAGTTTTACGTGACCCACTCCCTGGGGAAGAAGATAATGTACATCTCGCAGCCCGTTATTTGGCAGGAACAATAGTAAAAACGGGTGAAGTGTTTTCACAAAACCAAAAGGTGGGCCCATACACACTGGATAGGGGATTTCAAAAAGGACCGACATATGCCGGTACTCAACTTATAACTACGGTAGGTGGGGGAGTTTGCAAGATTGCTTCTACACTATATAATGTTGCCATTTTAAGCAATCTGCAGGTTGTAGAAAGGTATAACCATAATATGCCTGTACCATATGTACCTTATGGACAAGATGCTACAGTTTCTTATGGAGCAAAAGATTTTAAATTTAAAAATAATACAACATTTCCAATACTTATTTGGGCGCAGGGAGTTGATAACACACTGTATATCGGATTTTACGGGAAAACAAAGCCCCCAAAAGTACAGTGGCACCATGAAACTCTTAAAGTATATCAGGCTGAGAAAATATATAAAACAAACACAAGTTTGCCTGCCGGTACGGAAAAAGTTATCCTTGAAGGCATGGATGGCGGAGTTGTTAGATCCTGGGTGACAATTGAAAACCCAGATGGCACAACAGCTATCAAAGAGCTTGGTAAAAGTTATTACAACCCAATGTCATATATTATTGAAAAAAATAAATAG
- a CDS encoding L,D-transpeptidase family protein: MKNLFVVIKLKAKNIVMYTIAIIAFLICFMLVTEQCITSFYANKAKPQYLIVIYIDEKKLYLFENEECIKKYPIASGMPGWPSPIGSWKIVTKDDWGEGFGGRWLGLNVKWGRYGIHGTSEEYTIGSAASHGCIRMFNKDIKELYNIVPLGTNVIIKNGSFGPFGTGFRELLPGDRGADVLAVQQKLKTLGYFHSKETGIYEDDLKYALHKFQKDKKLEVKNAITRADYHAMGFREFE; this comes from the coding sequence GTGAAAAATTTGTTCGTTGTTATTAAATTGAAAGCCAAGAATATAGTAATGTATACTATAGCAATAATAGCCTTTCTTATATGTTTCATGCTCGTTACAGAGCAATGTATAACCTCTTTTTATGCAAATAAAGCTAAGCCTCAATACCTTATTGTCATTTATATTGATGAGAAGAAACTATATTTGTTTGAAAACGAAGAGTGTATCAAAAAATATCCTATTGCTTCAGGCATGCCTGGTTGGCCTTCTCCTATAGGAAGTTGGAAGATAGTAACAAAAGATGATTGGGGTGAAGGGTTTGGTGGGCGCTGGTTGGGCCTTAATGTTAAATGGGGCAGGTATGGTATTCATGGAACATCTGAAGAATATACTATCGGAAGTGCTGCCAGCCATGGATGTATCCGCATGTTTAATAAAGACATAAAGGAACTATATAATATAGTTCCTCTCGGTACGAATGTAATTATAAAAAACGGAAGTTTTGGACCGTTTGGTACAGGATTCAGAGAGCTGCTTCCTGGTGACAGGGGAGCTGATGTTCTTGCCGTTCAACAAAAACTAAAAACTTTAGGATACTTCCATAGCAAAGAAACTGGAATATATGAAGACGATTTAAAATACGCCTTACATAAATTCCAGAAAGATAAAAAACTCGAGGTTAAAAATGCAATTACCCGTGCAGATTACCATGCCATGGGGTTTAGAGAGTTTGAATAG